A single genomic interval of Bradyrhizobium sp. CCBAU 53338 harbors:
- a CDS encoding ATP-binding protein — protein MSSPIERLAELVIGTVESISSDEIRVLLDLDAPQATALNTGTPMSFPRLNSYVLIPNEAGATVAYVTWIGIERSPYPKRSGLKDFGLIDLPFPLRKMSLTPIGTLSVARNRREGSSMFELSRGIVAFPSVGDQIPIPTPEQITAIVGAKDKDRRVRIGSSPLAADTSIMVDPDKIFGRHVAVLGNTGSGKSCSVAGLIRWSLDAAQAALENGTEQPNARFIILDPNGEYAKAFADRGGNIRLFRVPPIDLNRGERALRLPAWLWNGHEWTAVSFARPGAQRPLLLQALRELKNGQLAGTPRQTIVRRHLYSYRIMIAAMLAEGAATYAGSASNRRRCGELLDNIASDCSNMTESVDGEHKTALEEISSIIETIANSRRSGDWFNSFSVQDMEAVRRSLQSFVDLVEDAFAIAHLTEDAPIPFDVHMLPEHLERIAATEGGALAGFISTLGMRIRGMMSDPRLGQVIGSDPAITFDAWLDAFVGSNASANGQVAIVDLSLVPSEIIHVVVAVLGRLTFEALQRYRRLHPDGKPLPTTLVLEEAHNFVRRGANEDGPAENPTQLCRETFEKIAREGRKFGLGLMLSSQRPSELSPTILAQCNTFLLHRIVNDLDQALVGRLVPDNVAGLLKELPSLPSRQAILLGWATPIPLLVEMDELAEAHRPQSSDPDFWDVWIGKNPRPIDWPTLVGDWTGSAQN, from the coding sequence GTGAGCTCCCCGATCGAACGGCTCGCTGAACTGGTCATCGGCACGGTCGAGTCGATCTCCTCGGATGAGATCCGTGTGCTGCTCGATCTCGATGCGCCACAGGCTACTGCGCTCAACACCGGCACACCGATGAGCTTCCCAAGGCTCAATAGTTACGTGCTGATACCGAATGAGGCTGGTGCTACCGTCGCCTACGTCACGTGGATCGGGATTGAACGATCGCCGTACCCCAAACGGTCGGGGCTTAAGGATTTCGGCCTGATCGATCTGCCATTCCCTCTGCGGAAGATGTCGCTCACTCCGATCGGCACCCTGTCTGTCGCTCGAAACCGACGCGAGGGAAGCAGTATGTTCGAATTGAGTCGAGGAATCGTTGCGTTCCCTTCGGTAGGCGATCAGATACCAATCCCAACGCCGGAACAAATCACAGCTATCGTCGGAGCAAAGGACAAGGACCGCCGCGTTCGCATCGGCTCGTCACCGCTGGCTGCAGATACCTCAATTATGGTCGATCCCGATAAGATCTTCGGGCGGCACGTCGCCGTACTCGGCAACACCGGTAGTGGAAAATCCTGCTCCGTCGCTGGGCTGATCCGCTGGTCACTCGATGCGGCGCAGGCCGCTCTTGAGAATGGCACAGAACAGCCGAATGCGCGGTTTATTATTCTTGATCCTAATGGGGAGTACGCCAAAGCATTTGCAGATAGGGGCGGAAATATCCGCCTGTTTCGTGTCCCGCCCATCGACCTCAACAGGGGTGAACGCGCGCTCCGTCTGCCGGCCTGGCTCTGGAACGGTCACGAGTGGACCGCGGTATCGTTCGCACGACCCGGAGCGCAGCGGCCCCTGCTGCTCCAAGCGCTTCGTGAACTAAAGAACGGGCAGCTGGCGGGGACGCCTCGCCAAACTATCGTCAGGCGGCATTTGTATTCCTATCGCATCATGATCGCCGCTATGTTGGCCGAAGGTGCCGCGACCTACGCTGGCAGCGCAAGCAATCGGCGGCGCTGCGGCGAACTGCTAGACAACATTGCATCAGACTGCAGCAATATGACGGAATCCGTTGATGGTGAGCACAAGACAGCTCTGGAAGAGATAAGCAGCATTATCGAAACTATCGCTAATTCCCGTCGGTCAGGAGACTGGTTCAACTCCTTCTCAGTACAGGACATGGAAGCGGTGCGGAGGTCACTGCAGAGCTTCGTAGATCTGGTAGAGGATGCTTTCGCCATCGCGCATCTTACGGAAGATGCACCGATACCATTCGACGTACACATGCTGCCAGAGCACCTTGAGAGGATAGCAGCGACGGAGGGAGGTGCGTTGGCCGGATTCATCAGCACGCTCGGCATGCGCATCCGCGGCATGATGTCGGACCCGAGACTCGGTCAAGTGATTGGAAGTGACCCGGCGATCACCTTCGATGCCTGGCTTGACGCGTTCGTGGGCAGCAACGCCTCGGCCAACGGACAGGTCGCAATCGTTGACCTTTCGTTGGTGCCTTCAGAAATAATCCACGTAGTCGTTGCGGTTCTGGGACGGCTGACGTTTGAGGCATTGCAGCGCTACCGACGGCTTCATCCTGATGGCAAACCTCTGCCCACGACCTTGGTTCTAGAGGAAGCACACAACTTTGTTCGGCGAGGCGCCAACGAAGATGGGCCGGCAGAAAACCCGACCCAGCTCTGTCGCGAGACGTTCGAAAAGATCGCGCGCGAAGGTCGCAAGTTTGGTCTTGGATTGATGCTATCGTCACAACGCCCATCGGAGCTCTCGCCCACGATCCTTGCACAGTGCAATACTTTCCTACTGCACCGGATCGTAAACGACCTCGATCAGGCGCTAGTTGGACGTCTCGTTCCCGACAATGTGGCGGGCTTGCTAAAGGAGCTACCTAGCCTACCATCCCGTCAGGCAATTTTGCTGGGATGGGCCACGCCGATTCCTTTGCTCGTGGAGATGGATGAACTTGCCGAGGCACATCGGCCGCAATCGTCAGACCCAGATTTCTGGGACGTTTGGATCGGCAAGAACCCACGTCCGATCGATTGGCCCACCCTCGTCGGCGATTGGACCGGCAGTGCGCAGAATTGA
- a CDS encoding SIR2 family protein, translated as MGRGQANIEDQLRSAIAVLDGLDIIDKGSAQGVRDDINSAIATFLTSLLATERGIFEANSASALATVQSFLLSFVSRAASRERLHIFTTNYDRLIEHGCDQAGLRIIDRFVGSLRPLFRNTRIELDYHYNPPGIRGEPRFMEGVVRLTKLHGSLDWRFDPIAHRIYRSETPFGADDDHPSLPDSPVDTVMIYPNPAKDVETTQYPYAELFRDFASATCRPNSVVVTYGYGFGDDHINRVLLDMLSVPSAHLVIIAFELDDRIKGFLNQTRPAQVSLLAGNHFGSLQHLVDDYLPKPALDYITGRMSDLLKNRAFADAAAGLAPAEPSQPPAGSGGGT; from the coding sequence ATGGGTCGCGGTCAAGCTAACATCGAAGATCAGTTGCGTAGCGCCATTGCTGTGCTCGATGGTCTTGACATCATCGATAAGGGGTCGGCGCAAGGTGTTCGCGACGACATTAACTCCGCAATCGCGACATTCCTAACCTCACTGCTTGCTACCGAGCGAGGTATTTTCGAAGCAAACAGTGCATCAGCACTGGCGACGGTGCAGTCATTTCTGCTCAGCTTCGTCAGCCGCGCCGCTTCACGCGAGCGTTTACATATCTTCACGACCAACTACGACCGGTTGATCGAACATGGCTGCGATCAAGCGGGGCTACGGATCATTGATCGCTTTGTGGGGAGCTTGCGTCCACTGTTCCGCAACACTCGGATCGAGCTCGATTATCATTACAACCCACCCGGGATCCGCGGTGAGCCGCGCTTTATGGAAGGCGTCGTCCGTCTGACCAAGCTCCACGGCAGCCTTGATTGGCGCTTCGACCCCATCGCGCATCGGATCTATCGGTCAGAGACACCATTTGGTGCCGACGACGATCATCCGAGCTTACCAGATTCTCCAGTTGATACCGTGATGATCTATCCTAATCCGGCTAAGGACGTGGAGACCACCCAATATCCTTATGCGGAGCTATTCCGTGATTTCGCCTCGGCAACTTGCAGACCCAACTCGGTGGTGGTGACCTACGGCTACGGGTTCGGTGATGACCACATCAACCGTGTTCTGCTCGATATGCTGTCGGTTCCGTCCGCACACCTCGTGATCATCGCCTTTGAACTAGACGATCGCATCAAGGGATTTCTCAATCAAACTCGTCCTGCACAAGTCAGCCTCCTCGCCGGCAACCATTTCGGAAGCCTCCAGCACCTCGTCGACGATTATCTGCCAAAGCCCGCGCTCGATTACATCACCGGGCGTATGTCTGACTTGCTGAAGAACCGCGCTTTCGCAGATGCCGCTGCGGGCCTGGCGCCAGCCGAACCGAGTCAGCCGCCAGCGGGCTCTGGAGGAGGAACGTGA
- a CDS encoding DUF2130 domain-containing protein: MSFKVTAAGASHEPTLHCPNCNHEIRLTESLAAPLLAEIRQRFQQQLASKDAEMERKTEALRLEREQVAKDREQIEDHVAKRLIAERAQLVAAESKKAREAAAAELQAKEAEAAELRANLLTNNAKLAEAQKQQAELMRQQRALEGEKRELDLTIEKRVQASISEIQIKARQEADEAARLRVAEKDQTIESMSRTIEELKRKAEQGSQQSQGEVLELELEELLRGRFPTDSIEPVGKGELGADVIQQINGAIGKPAGIILWETKRTKAWSDGWLAKLRDDQRRSAADVALIISHALPKHVEQFDLVDGVWVAHPRCALPVAVALRQGLIDVSGSRLVQQGQQTKMEQVYHYLTGTKFRQRVEAVVEKFNDMRDDLDKERKFMGRQWAKRETQILAVVESTVGMVGDLQAIAGKAMPEIPSLDMPLLESHAAPERKVG; encoded by the coding sequence ATGAGTTTCAAAGTAACCGCAGCCGGCGCTTCACACGAACCTACCCTGCATTGTCCCAACTGCAATCACGAGATCCGGTTGACGGAATCATTGGCCGCTCCCCTCCTCGCTGAAATTCGTCAGCGCTTTCAACAGCAGCTGGCCAGCAAAGATGCAGAGATGGAGCGTAAGACCGAGGCACTGCGGCTGGAACGCGAGCAGGTCGCTAAGGACCGCGAGCAAATCGAGGACCACGTTGCGAAACGATTGATCGCCGAACGTGCCCAGCTGGTCGCGGCCGAAAGCAAGAAGGCGCGAGAGGCGGCCGCGGCCGAGCTGCAGGCGAAGGAAGCGGAAGCCGCGGAGCTGCGAGCCAACCTGCTTACCAACAACGCAAAGCTTGCCGAGGCCCAAAAGCAGCAAGCCGAACTGATGCGACAGCAGCGCGCACTCGAGGGGGAAAAGCGCGAGCTCGACCTGACAATAGAGAAGCGCGTGCAGGCCTCAATCAGCGAAATCCAGATCAAGGCCAGGCAGGAAGCCGACGAGGCTGCGCGCTTACGCGTTGCAGAGAAGGACCAGACTATCGAGTCGATGTCTCGAACGATCGAGGAGCTCAAGCGCAAGGCCGAGCAGGGATCACAGCAATCCCAAGGGGAAGTACTCGAGCTCGAGCTCGAAGAGCTTCTGCGCGGACGTTTTCCGACCGATTCGATTGAGCCGGTTGGAAAAGGTGAGCTTGGGGCGGACGTTATTCAACAGATAAATGGCGCCATTGGCAAACCTGCCGGCATCATCCTTTGGGAAACCAAGCGAACCAAGGCATGGAGTGACGGATGGCTTGCCAAACTGCGTGACGACCAGCGTCGTTCCGCCGCCGACGTCGCTCTGATCATCTCTCATGCGCTGCCGAAGCACGTCGAGCAATTTGACCTAGTCGACGGCGTATGGGTGGCCCATCCGCGTTGCGCATTGCCGGTCGCCGTGGCGCTGCGCCAGGGGCTGATCGACGTAAGCGGATCGCGCCTCGTTCAGCAGGGTCAGCAGACCAAGATGGAGCAGGTTTATCACTACCTGACCGGCACGAAGTTTCGGCAGCGGGTAGAAGCTGTGGTTGAGAAATTCAACGATATGCGCGACGACCTGGACAAGGAACGCAAGTTCATGGGCCGGCAATGGGCCAAGCGCGAAACTCAGATCCTCGCCGTGGTGGAGTCGACCGTTGGCATGGTGGGCGATTTGCAGGCGATCGCCGGCAAAGCCATGCCAGAGATTCCGAGCCTGGATATGCCACTGCTTGAGAGCCACGCCGCTCCTGAACGAAAGGTGGGATGA
- a CDS encoding DUF6088 family protein encodes MASTANQIYDRMSHDPQPSKVWTARDFADTGTRSAVDVALHRLRSDNRIRRIDQGLYDLARTNQLTKKISPPDYKSVIQAVARRDGAKVLVDGITAANNLGLTNAVPAKVVVWTDARVKPIQLDQMVIDFKKVAPSRLLWADRPAAQLVQALIWLRDVLPSDGDKIAKRLKSILNDGDDGHRMRKDLQDHLGDLPDWLVPIVKDILKSDATAPDPLPPIRGQ; translated from the coding sequence ATGGCTAGCACAGCGAACCAGATATACGATCGGATGAGCCATGACCCTCAGCCGAGCAAGGTATGGACCGCACGCGATTTTGCGGACACCGGCACTCGATCGGCTGTCGACGTCGCCCTCCACCGCCTCCGGAGTGACAACCGCATCAGGCGCATCGACCAAGGTCTCTACGATCTTGCTCGCACCAACCAACTGACGAAGAAGATTTCGCCACCGGACTACAAGTCGGTGATTCAGGCGGTCGCGAGACGGGACGGCGCCAAAGTACTGGTCGACGGAATAACCGCCGCCAACAACTTGGGACTTACCAACGCCGTCCCGGCGAAGGTGGTCGTGTGGACGGACGCCCGCGTGAAGCCGATCCAACTCGACCAAATGGTCATCGACTTCAAGAAAGTCGCGCCAAGTCGACTTCTGTGGGCTGACCGCCCGGCCGCGCAGTTGGTGCAAGCTCTGATTTGGCTGCGCGACGTTCTTCCTTCGGATGGCGACAAGATCGCAAAGCGCCTCAAGTCCATCCTGAACGACGGCGACGACGGGCACCGCATGCGAAAGGATTTGCAGGACCACTTGGGTGATCTCCCCGACTGGCTCGTTCCTATCGTAAAAGATATCCTCAAGTCCGACGCAACGGCGCCAGATCCGCTCCCGCCGATCCGCGGCCAATGA
- a CDS encoding nucleotidyl transferase AbiEii/AbiGii toxin family protein yields the protein MTDLPQIIRASAEDRRGLFQQTGQRLSCPPENIEKDFWVCWILDALYNKAGIEQRLLFKGGTSLSKAFDLIQRFSEDIDITVFRDDLPGENFPSDDDLRAMGSNERKRKLDEIKERCSSFINGEFQNALTNFAAGELEGLTFKIEPDPDDPDAQSLLFHYPSAFADSDERYVRRVVKIESGAKSALDPHETKTISPYSATDTDGLDLTVPNVLTIKPERTFWDKIIILHGQRHWFQNRGELYKDGQRLSRHYYDIFRLLTSEHGEAALKDLELAESCVRHARLYFNRKPLDLDQATPGTFGIVPVDGMLEPLKADYQKMAGMIFGGSLLSRISSARLKQPKRP from the coding sequence ATGACCGACCTGCCGCAGATCATTCGAGCAAGCGCTGAAGACCGGCGGGGACTGTTCCAACAAACCGGACAGCGTCTCTCGTGCCCCCCGGAGAACATCGAAAAGGACTTTTGGGTCTGTTGGATCCTCGACGCGCTCTACAACAAGGCGGGCATCGAGCAGCGTCTGCTTTTCAAGGGCGGCACGTCACTCTCGAAGGCCTTCGATCTGATCCAGCGGTTCTCGGAAGACATCGACATCACCGTATTCCGCGACGACCTGCCCGGCGAAAACTTCCCGTCAGATGACGATCTCCGCGCGATGGGATCGAACGAACGCAAGCGAAAGCTTGACGAAATAAAGGAGCGGTGCAGCAGTTTCATTAACGGCGAATTCCAGAACGCGCTGACGAACTTCGCCGCTGGTGAGCTCGAAGGACTGACGTTCAAGATCGAGCCCGATCCGGACGACCCCGACGCTCAATCCCTGCTCTTCCACTATCCAAGCGCATTCGCGGATTCCGACGAGCGGTACGTCCGACGCGTCGTGAAGATCGAATCCGGCGCTAAGTCGGCGCTCGATCCGCATGAGACGAAAACGATCAGTCCATATTCTGCCACCGACACCGACGGCCTGGACCTCACCGTGCCAAACGTGCTGACGATCAAGCCCGAGAGGACGTTCTGGGACAAGATCATCATCCTACACGGACAGCGACACTGGTTCCAGAACAGAGGGGAGCTCTACAAGGACGGGCAGCGATTGTCGCGCCATTACTACGACATATTCCGGCTTCTGACCTCCGAACACGGCGAAGCCGCACTTAAAGATCTGGAGCTCGCGGAAAGCTGCGTTCGCCATGCCCGCCTCTACTTCAACCGGAAGCCTCTCGATCTCGACCAGGCGACTCCCGGAACGTTCGGTATCGTACCGGTCGACGGCATGCTCGAACCTTTGAAGGCGGACTACCAGAAGATGGCCGGCATGATCTTCGGAGGATCCCTTCTTTCGAGGATATCCTCGGCAAGATTAAAGCAGCCGAAGCGACCTTGA
- a CDS encoding radical SAM/SPASM domain-containing protein: MIRERYWHARGRTPMVITLTTTQDCNLGCYYCYEERSRDALAEGDVPAIVDWTRQRLVASGKDSLHVDWYGGEPLLNVDFIDAASAALQSLCKEIGVSYSASVISNGTCWPDDIAGFVRRHRLRQVQISFDGLKPNHDKRRRYRRGRAPDPSVSSFDQATAVVDGLLEVVRVDVRFNADHGNQCDLDGFIAFCKDRGWFDRAFPCVFQLARISDFSERAGFLSRTKLSEEEFERLRERSRQMVPDEATLDETTTRSLYPLPRTSVCAALANDSIVIGADGNHYRCGLQVGEKDRPVAIRRAGGDMVPGRDAAWWTGFDPTRQPNCSRCSFLPVCWGGCPKKHLEGDSHSLHEQSLYWRKALPQKIAWQFGVALQESEFTFAESDQFRPASLDP; this comes from the coding sequence ATGATCCGCGAGCGCTATTGGCATGCGCGTGGACGGACGCCTATGGTCATCACCCTCACGACGACGCAGGACTGCAACCTGGGTTGCTACTACTGCTACGAAGAGAGATCCCGCGATGCTCTCGCAGAAGGCGATGTTCCGGCGATAGTCGATTGGACCCGACAGCGCCTTGTCGCGTCGGGTAAGGACAGCCTTCACGTCGACTGGTACGGCGGAGAGCCGCTCCTCAACGTCGATTTCATCGATGCAGCGTCCGCTGCGCTTCAATCGTTATGCAAGGAGATCGGGGTAAGTTACTCCGCTTCCGTAATTTCGAACGGGACATGCTGGCCGGACGACATCGCCGGCTTCGTGAGGCGACACCGCCTCCGGCAGGTGCAGATTTCCTTTGACGGCCTCAAACCGAACCACGACAAGAGACGCCGATATAGAAGGGGCAGGGCGCCCGATCCGTCTGTCTCCTCGTTCGATCAGGCGACCGCGGTGGTCGACGGATTGCTCGAGGTGGTACGCGTCGACGTAAGGTTCAATGCCGATCACGGAAACCAATGCGATTTGGACGGCTTCATCGCCTTCTGCAAGGACCGCGGCTGGTTCGACAGAGCGTTTCCGTGCGTTTTTCAACTCGCACGGATATCCGACTTTTCCGAGCGCGCCGGATTTCTTAGCCGCACGAAGCTTTCTGAGGAAGAGTTTGAGAGACTTCGCGAACGGTCCCGGCAGATGGTCCCCGACGAAGCAACTCTCGACGAAACCACAACCCGCTCGCTCTATCCTTTGCCAAGGACCTCCGTTTGTGCAGCGCTGGCCAACGATTCGATCGTGATCGGAGCGGACGGCAATCACTATCGGTGCGGGCTTCAAGTGGGCGAGAAGGACCGCCCCGTCGCCATCCGCCGTGCCGGAGGCGACATGGTGCCCGGCCGCGATGCGGCCTGGTGGACCGGCTTCGACCCAACGCGGCAGCCCAATTGCAGCCGCTGCTCGTTCCTTCCGGTCTGTTGGGGCGGCTGTCCGAAGAAGCACTTGGAAGGCGACTCGCATTCCTTGCACGAGCAGAGCTTGTACTGGCGCAAAGCTTTGCCGCAGAAGATCGCCTGGCAATTCGGAGTGGCCCTCCAGGAAAGCGAATTCACATTCGCCGAGTCCGACCAGTTTAGGCCGGCTTCTCTCGACCCTTGA